The Verrucomicrobiia bacterium genome contains a region encoding:
- a CDS encoding MoxR family ATPase, which yields MKPLPSETKAPAKVKILQAEIENWNDEKTAAEVIARVKLFHQRTLEELQKVIVGQKDILELILVGMLCRGHVLLEGVPGLGKTLLFKTLAQILDLKFQHVQFTPDLMPADILGTEIIQTDPNTQARTLKFLPGPIFSHFLLADEINRTSPKTQSALLQAMQDKEVTVGKNTYPLEEPFFVLATQNPIDQEGVYPLPEAQLDRFMFNLFIVYPTYDEEVEIAKRFTQAYGPKVSKVISQEDILNLQTLVRGMLISEAGLRYAVDIVTATRPGPKAPAFVRESVEWGAGPRATLNIVLAAKARALIKGRYCVASEDVRAVAMSVLRHRIKLNFSAEAENIKASDIIQKILDTVPANPNTKR from the coding sequence GTGAAACCGCTGCCAAGTGAAACTAAAGCGCCTGCCAAGGTGAAGATCCTGCAGGCCGAGATCGAAAACTGGAACGACGAAAAGACCGCCGCCGAAGTCATCGCGCGCGTGAAGCTTTTTCACCAGCGGACGCTGGAAGAGCTGCAGAAAGTCATTGTTGGGCAGAAAGACATCCTGGAACTGATCCTGGTCGGCATGCTCTGCCGCGGCCACGTGCTGCTGGAAGGCGTGCCGGGCCTCGGAAAGACGCTGCTCTTCAAGACGCTCGCGCAGATCCTCGATCTTAAATTCCAGCACGTGCAGTTCACGCCGGACCTCATGCCCGCCGACATTCTCGGGACTGAAATCATCCAGACCGACCCGAACACTCAGGCGCGCACGCTGAAATTCCTGCCGGGCCCCATCTTTTCGCACTTTCTGCTCGCCGACGAGATCAACCGCACGTCGCCGAAGACGCAGTCGGCGCTGCTCCAGGCCATGCAGGACAAGGAAGTCACGGTGGGAAAAAATACTTACCCGCTCGAAGAGCCGTTTTTCGTGCTGGCCACGCAGAACCCGATCGACCAGGAAGGCGTTTACCCGCTGCCCGAAGCGCAGCTCGACCGGTTCATGTTCAACCTGTTCATCGTTTATCCGACTTACGACGAGGAAGTGGAGATCGCCAAGCGCTTCACGCAGGCTTACGGGCCGAAGGTCAGCAAGGTCATCAGCCAGGAAGACATCCTGAACCTCCAGACGCTCGTGCGCGGCATGCTCATTTCCGAAGCCGGCCTGCGCTATGCCGTGGACATTGTCACGGCCACACGTCCGGGCCCCAAGGCGCCGGCGTTCGTGCGCGAATCGGTTGAATGGGGAGCGGGACCGCGCGCCACGCTCAACATCGTGCTCGCGGCGAAAGCGCGTGCGCTCATCAAGGGACGCTACTGCGTGGCCTCCGAAGACGTGCGGGCTGTCGCCATGTCCGTCCTCCGGCACAGGATCAAGCTGAACTTTTCCGCGGAGGCCGAGAACATCAAGGCCTCGGACATCATCCAGAAAATCCTGGATACCGTCCCCGCGAATCCCAACACCAAACGCTAA